In a single window of the Pseudomonas lutea genome:
- a CDS encoding DUF3010 family protein, which translates to MNICGIEIKGSEAIFAVATRASGALEHLPLPTKKIALEDDDEAPNVKAFAAQVAAFVRDNGITHVAIKKRSKKGEFAGGPTTFKIETIFQLLEDCDVVLLSPQTINAQMKKHNFELPTALNKYQHEAYKAACSALMKTK; encoded by the coding sequence ATGAACATCTGCGGCATAGAAATCAAAGGCAGCGAGGCCATCTTCGCTGTCGCCACTCGCGCATCCGGCGCGCTTGAACACCTTCCGTTACCGACCAAAAAGATCGCCCTCGAAGACGATGACGAGGCTCCCAACGTGAAGGCGTTCGCCGCCCAGGTTGCCGCTTTCGTGCGCGATAACGGCATCACTCATGTCGCGATCAAAAAGCGCAGCAAGAAAGGCGAGTTTGCCGGCGGCCCGACGACGTTCAAGATTGAGACCATCTTCCAGTTGCTGGAAGACTGCGACGTCGTGCTTCTGTCACCGCAAACTATCAATGCGCAAATGAAAAAGCACAACTTTGAACTGCCGACAGCGCTGAACAAGTATCAGCACGAGGCGTACAAGGCGGCGTGTTCGGCGCTGATGAAGACCAAGTAG
- a CDS encoding lysozyme inhibitor LprI family protein: MKTIFLALALFATGAHAAANPDATPCDGVDEDKQTLECSVYSRDSAEKLLKENFQNVLARVDVQFGANKVQAKEFTDKLTVAQEAWKKLRDADCAVEVFPAKPGTKEFNIGQNDCLARTSDERSEYLDSIAQSE, encoded by the coding sequence ATGAAAACCATTTTTCTGGCTCTGGCTTTATTCGCGACAGGCGCACATGCAGCGGCAAACCCGGACGCTACCCCGTGTGACGGTGTGGACGAGGACAAGCAGACGCTTGAGTGCTCGGTCTACAGCCGCGACTCGGCGGAAAAGTTGTTGAAAGAGAATTTCCAGAACGTGCTGGCCCGGGTAGACGTTCAGTTCGGCGCCAACAAGGTGCAAGCGAAGGAATTCACCGACAAGCTGACCGTCGCCCAGGAAGCCTGGAAAAAATTGCGTGATGCCGACTGCGCCGTCGAGGTGTTCCCCGCCAAGCCAGGCACCAAGGAATTCAACATCGGCCAGAACGACTGCCTGGCCCGGACCAGCGACGAGCGTTCCGAGTATCTGGACAGCATCGCGCAGTCTGAATAA
- a CDS encoding thioesterase family protein: MPALITYQTPVLADWVDYNGHLRDAFYLLIFSYATDGFMERIGLASDDRDASGHSLFTLEAHINYLHEVKLGEDVQVRTQILGHDRKRVQLYHSLFKAGSDEVLAASEQMLLHVDLAAGPKSAPFGDQSLEAMRLLVRAQHDQQAPAFVGRVIGLPK; encoded by the coding sequence ATGCCTGCGCTCATCACTTACCAAACCCCGGTTCTCGCCGATTGGGTCGACTACAACGGCCACCTGCGGGACGCTTTTTACTTGCTGATCTTCAGTTACGCCACCGACGGATTCATGGAGCGCATCGGCCTGGCCAGTGATGATCGCGATGCAAGCGGTCACTCGCTGTTCACGCTGGAGGCGCACATCAATTACTTGCACGAGGTAAAACTCGGCGAGGACGTGCAAGTGCGCACGCAAATCCTCGGACACGACCGCAAACGGGTGCAGCTGTATCACTCGCTGTTCAAAGCGGGATCCGATGAAGTGCTGGCGGCGAGTGAGCAAATGCTGCTGCACGTGGATCTGGCCGCAGGGCCGAAATCGGCGCCGTTTGGCGACCAGTCTCTGGAAGCGATGCGATTGCTGGTTCGGGCTCAGCATGACCAACAGGCACCGGCGTTCGTTGGACGGGTCATCGGGCTGCCCAAGTAA
- a CDS encoding MliC family protein gives MKGLIALAALTALSGCASMMKAPEPATPWTHWVCDSKAEIYWKYVDAAQKEVDVRLNQSEQVFRLQAAPGASGALYSNGVLAFDNKGTEGLVYWDATNDLIGRGCKAQ, from the coding sequence ATGAAAGGCTTGATAGCCCTTGCCGCACTGACGGCGCTGAGCGGTTGCGCCAGCATGATGAAGGCTCCAGAGCCGGCAACGCCCTGGACCCATTGGGTCTGCGACAGCAAGGCCGAGATTTACTGGAAATACGTCGACGCCGCGCAGAAAGAGGTTGATGTTCGCCTCAATCAGAGCGAGCAGGTATTCCGGCTACAGGCAGCTCCCGGAGCTTCCGGCGCGCTCTACAGCAACGGCGTACTGGCGTTCGACAACAAAGGCACCGAAGGCCTGGTGTATTGGGACGCTACCAACGATTTGATCGGCCGTGGTTGCAAGGCGCAATAA
- a CDS encoding L-carnitine dehydrogenase: MTFITTIKTFAALGSGVIGSGWVARALAHGLDVVAWDPAPGAEAALRKRVANAWPALEQKGLAAGASQERLRFVDSIEECVRDADFIQESAPERLELKLDLHSKISAAAKPDAIIGSSTSGLLPSEFYESATHPERCVVGHPFNPVYLLPLVEVVGGKNTAPEAVQAAIKVYESLGMRPLHVRKEVPGFIADRLLEALWREALHLVNDGVATTGEIDDAIRFGAGLRWSFMGTFLTYTLAGGDAGMRHFMAQFGPALQLPWTYLPAPELTAKLIDDVVDGTSAQLGNHSIAALERYRDDCLLAVLEAVKTTKARHGMAFED, encoded by the coding sequence ATGACCTTCATCACTACCATCAAAACCTTCGCAGCCTTGGGCAGCGGTGTCATTGGCAGCGGTTGGGTGGCGCGCGCGCTGGCTCATGGCCTGGATGTCGTGGCCTGGGACCCGGCGCCGGGAGCAGAAGCGGCCCTGCGCAAACGCGTCGCCAACGCCTGGCCTGCGCTTGAGCAAAAGGGCCTGGCTGCAGGCGCATCGCAAGAACGGCTGCGTTTCGTTGACTCCATTGAGGAATGCGTTCGCGACGCCGACTTCATCCAGGAGAGCGCCCCGGAACGCCTTGAGTTGAAGCTCGACCTGCACAGCAAGATCAGCGCCGCCGCCAAGCCAGACGCGATCATTGGTTCCAGCACGTCCGGGCTGTTGCCGTCAGAGTTCTACGAAAGCGCCACTCACCCGGAACGCTGCGTGGTGGGGCACCCGTTCAACCCGGTTTACCTGCTGCCGCTGGTGGAAGTCGTCGGCGGCAAGAACACTGCACCCGAAGCGGTGCAGGCAGCGATCAAGGTCTATGAGTCTCTGGGCATGCGTCCGCTGCACGTGCGCAAAGAGGTCCCCGGCTTCATCGCAGACCGCTTGCTCGAAGCGCTGTGGCGCGAGGCGTTGCATCTGGTGAACGATGGTGTGGCGACCACCGGCGAAATCGATGACGCGATTCGCTTCGGAGCGGGCCTGCGGTGGTCGTTCATGGGCACGTTCCTGACGTACACGCTGGCGGGCGGCGACGCGGGCATGCGTCATTTCATGGCCCAGTTCGGTCCGGCGCTGCAATTACCCTGGACCTACCTGCCCGCACCGGAGCTGACTGCGAAGCTGATCGACGACGTGGTTGACGGCACCTCGGCTCAGTTGGGCAACCACAGCATCGCAGCGCTGGAACGCTATCGTGATGACTGTCTGCTGGCAGTGCTGGAAGCGGTGAAAACCACCAAGGCCAGGCATGGAATGGCATTTGAGGATTGA
- the epd gene encoding erythrose-4-phosphate dehydrogenase: MPQPRPYKVALNGYGRIGRCVLRALCERGAKAGFEVVAINDLADMASLEYLTRFDSTHGRFPGEVRVEGDFLHINDHVIKVFRSATPEGIDWGSLGVDLVLECSGVYNTRIEGERFLSARAPRVLFSQPMASEADVDATIVYGINQAELTGEERLVSAASCTTNCSVPLLDLLNRELGLEYVTITTIHSAMNDQPVIDAYHHEDLRRTRSAFQSIIPVSTGLARGIERLLPELAGRIQAKAVRVPTVNVSCLDITLQVARDTDAVEINRILREAATRGPLKGLLAYTELPHASCDFNHDPHSAIIDASQTRVSGPRLVSVLAWFDNEWGFANRMLDVADHYLHTIHKQ; the protein is encoded by the coding sequence ATGCCTCAGCCACGCCCTTATAAAGTCGCCCTCAATGGTTACGGTCGTATCGGCCGCTGCGTGCTGCGCGCGCTGTGCGAACGGGGTGCGAAGGCCGGTTTTGAAGTGGTGGCAATCAACGATCTGGCCGACATGGCCAGCCTCGAATATCTCACGCGCTTTGACTCCACACATGGCCGGTTCCCCGGCGAAGTGCGGGTCGAAGGCGATTTTCTGCATATCAACGATCACGTCATCAAAGTCTTCCGCAGCGCCACGCCGGAGGGCATCGACTGGGGCTCGCTCGGTGTCGATCTGGTTCTGGAGTGCTCTGGTGTCTACAACACGCGCATCGAAGGCGAGCGCTTTCTATCGGCGCGTGCCCCCAGGGTGTTGTTCTCTCAACCCATGGCCAGCGAAGCCGACGTGGACGCCACGATCGTTTACGGCATCAACCAGGCAGAGCTGACGGGCGAAGAGCGGCTGGTTTCCGCCGCATCGTGCACCACCAACTGCAGTGTTCCGTTGCTCGATCTGCTGAACCGTGAGCTGGGTCTCGAATACGTGACCATTACGACCATTCACTCGGCAATGAACGACCAGCCGGTGATCGATGCTTATCACCATGAAGACCTGCGCCGCACCCGTTCGGCCTTTCAGTCGATCATCCCGGTGTCCACTGGTCTGGCGCGCGGTATCGAACGGTTGCTTCCGGAACTTGCCGGCCGAATTCAGGCCAAAGCAGTTCGTGTGCCGACGGTGAATGTTTCGTGCCTCGACATCACGCTGCAGGTTGCACGTGATACCGATGCCGTGGAAATCAACCGCATCCTGCGCGAGGCCGCCACCCGTGGCCCGCTCAAGGGGCTGCTGGCGTATACCGAATTGCCGCATGCCAGTTGCGATTTCAACCACGACCCTCACTCGGCGATCATCGATGCCAGTCAGACTCGGGTTTCCGGGCCAAGGCTGGTAAGCGTCCTGGCCTGGTTCGACAACGAGTGGGGTTTTGCCAATCGCATGCTGGATGTCGCTGATCACTACCTGCACACCATCCATAAACAATAG
- a CDS encoding dipeptidase encodes MSPAELHADSIVIDGLIIAKWNRELFEDMRKGGLTMANCTVSVWEGFQQTVNSIATSQKLIRENSDLVIQVRNTADIRKAKELGKTGILFGFQNAHAYEDQIGYVEIFKQLGVGIVQMCYNTQNLVGTGCYERDGGLSGFGREIVAEMNRVGVMCDLSHVGSKTSEEVILESKKPVTYSHCLPSGLKEHPRNKSDAELKFIADHGGFVGVTMFAPFLAKGIDSTIDDYAEAIEYVMNIVGEDAIGIGTDFTQGHGQEFFEYLTHDKGYARRLTNFGKIINPLGIRTVGEFPNLTETLLKRGHSERVVRKIMGENWVRILGDVWGE; translated from the coding sequence ATGAGCCCAGCCGAATTACACGCCGACAGCATCGTCATTGACGGGCTGATCATTGCCAAATGGAACCGTGAGCTGTTCGAGGACATGCGCAAAGGCGGCCTGACCATGGCCAACTGTACGGTGTCGGTGTGGGAAGGTTTCCAACAGACCGTCAACAGCATCGCCACCAGCCAGAAGCTGATTCGTGAGAACAGTGACCTAGTGATCCAGGTGCGTAACACCGCCGACATCCGCAAGGCCAAGGAGCTGGGCAAGACCGGCATCCTGTTCGGCTTCCAGAATGCCCATGCTTACGAGGACCAGATCGGCTACGTCGAGATCTTCAAACAGCTGGGCGTGGGCATCGTGCAGATGTGCTACAACACCCAGAATCTGGTGGGCACGGGCTGCTACGAGCGTGACGGCGGGCTGTCGGGTTTCGGCCGTGAAATCGTCGCGGAAATGAACCGCGTCGGCGTCATGTGCGACCTTTCCCACGTAGGCTCCAAGACCTCCGAGGAAGTCATCCTCGAATCGAAGAAGCCTGTCACCTACTCTCACTGCCTGCCTTCAGGCCTTAAAGAGCACCCGCGCAACAAATCCGACGCCGAGCTGAAATTCATCGCCGACCACGGCGGGTTTGTCGGCGTGACCATGTTCGCGCCGTTCCTGGCCAAGGGTATCGATTCGACCATCGACGATTACGCCGAAGCCATTGAATACGTGATGAACATTGTTGGCGAAGACGCCATCGGCATTGGCACCGACTTCACTCAGGGTCACGGTCAGGAGTTTTTTGAATACCTGACCCATGACAAGGGCTACGCCCGTCGTCTGACCAACTTCGGCAAGATCATCAACCCGCTGGGCATCCGCACCGTCGGCGAATTCCCGAACCTCACCGAAACCCTGCTCAAGCGCGGCCATTCCGAACGCGTGGTGCGCAAGATCATGGGCGAAAACTGGGTTCGCATCCTGGGCGATGTCTGGGGCGAATAA
- a CDS encoding phosphoglycerate kinase, which produces MTVLKMTDLDLQGKRVLIREDLNVPVKDGVVTSDARILASLPTIKLALEKGAAVMVCSHLGRPTEGEFSAENSLKPVAEYLSKALGREVPLVEQYLDGVDVKPGEIVLFENVRFNKGEKKNADELAQKYAALCDVFVMDAFGTAHRAEGSTHGVAKFAKVAAAGPLLAAELDALGKALGNPAQPMAAIVAGSKVSTKLDVLNSLSEKCNQLIVGGGIANTFLAAAGHPVGKSLYEPDLLETAKAIAAKVSVPLPVDVVVAKQFAADAEATVKLIADVAADDMILDIGPQTAAQFAELLKSSKTILWNGPVGVFEFDQFGEGTKTLAKAIAESSAFSIAGGGDTLAAIDKYGVGDQISYISTGGGAFLEFVEGKVLPAVEVLEQRAKA; this is translated from the coding sequence ATGACCGTGTTGAAGATGACCGACCTCGATCTGCAAGGTAAGCGTGTACTGATCCGCGAAGACCTCAACGTTCCGGTCAAGGACGGTGTGGTCACCAGCGACGCACGCATTCTTGCATCGCTGCCGACCATCAAGCTGGCGCTGGAGAAGGGCGCCGCCGTCATGGTGTGCTCACACCTGGGTCGGCCAACCGAAGGCGAGTTTTCGGCTGAAAACAGCCTCAAGCCTGTCGCTGAGTACCTCAGCAAGGCGCTGGGCCGCGAAGTGCCGTTGGTTGAGCAATACCTGGACGGTGTCGACGTCAAACCGGGCGAGATCGTGCTGTTTGAGAACGTGCGCTTCAACAAGGGCGAGAAAAAGAACGCTGACGAGCTGGCTCAGAAATACGCCGCTCTGTGTGATGTGTTCGTGATGGATGCTTTCGGTACAGCCCACCGTGCCGAAGGTTCGACCCACGGCGTTGCCAAGTTCGCCAAAGTCGCCGCTGCCGGCCCTCTGCTGGCAGCCGAACTGGACGCGCTGGGCAAGGCGCTTGGCAATCCGGCTCAGCCGATGGCCGCCATCGTCGCCGGCTCGAAAGTCTCTACCAAGCTGGACGTGCTCAACAGCCTCAGCGAAAAATGCAACCAACTGATTGTCGGCGGCGGCATCGCCAACACGTTCCTGGCGGCTGCAGGGCACCCGGTCGGAAAGTCTTTGTATGAGCCGGATCTGCTGGAAACGGCCAAAGCCATCGCCGCCAAGGTCAGCGTGCCGTTGCCGGTGGACGTGGTAGTTGCCAAGCAGTTCGCGGCCGATGCCGAGGCGACTGTCAAACTGATCGCCGATGTAGCTGCTGATGACATGATCCTCGACATCGGTCCTCAGACCGCTGCGCAATTCGCCGAACTCCTGAAATCTTCCAAAACCATTCTGTGGAATGGCCCGGTGGGTGTCTTCGAGTTCGATCAATTCGGTGAGGGCACCAAGACGCTGGCCAAGGCCATTGCTGAAAGCTCTGCGTTCTCTATTGCGGGTGGCGGCGACACGCTGGCGGCCATTGATAAATACGGTGTAGGCGACCAGATCTCCTACATCTCTACGGGCGGCGGCGCATTCCTCGAATTCGTCGAGGGCAAGGTCTTGCCTGCCGTGGAAGTGCTGGAACAACGCGCCAAGGCCTGA
- the fba gene encoding class II fructose-bisphosphate aldolase (catalyzes the reversible aldol condensation of dihydroxyacetonephosphate and glyceraldehyde 3-phosphate in the Calvin cycle, glycolysis, and/or gluconeogenesis) — protein MALISMRQMLDHAAEFGYGVPAFNVNNLEQMRAIMEAADKTDSPVIVQASAGARKYAGAPFLRHLILAAIEEFPHIPVVMHQDHGTSPAICQRSIQLGFSSVMMDGSLREDGKSPADYEYNVRVTQETVAMAHACGVSVEGELGVLGSLETGMAGEEDGVGAEGMLDHSQMLTDPEEAADFVKKTQVDALAIAIGTSHGAYKFTKPPTGDILAIERIKEIHKRIPNTHLVMHGSSSVPQEWLKIINEFGGDIKETYGVPVEEIVEGIKHGVRKVNIDTDLRLASTGAIREFMAKNPSEFDPRKYLAKTVSAMRDVCIARYEAFGTAGNASKIKPISLEKMFERYAKGELNAKVN, from the coding sequence ATGGCACTTATCAGCATGCGCCAGATGTTGGACCACGCAGCCGAATTCGGCTACGGCGTACCTGCATTCAACGTGAACAACCTGGAACAAATGCGCGCCATTATGGAAGCGGCCGACAAGACCGATTCTCCGGTGATCGTTCAGGCCTCGGCCGGCGCGCGCAAATACGCAGGCGCGCCGTTCCTGCGCCACTTGATCCTGGCGGCAATCGAAGAGTTTCCGCACATTCCGGTGGTCATGCACCAGGACCACGGCACCAGTCCTGCCATTTGCCAGCGCTCCATCCAGCTGGGCTTCAGCTCGGTGATGATGGACGGCTCGCTGCGCGAAGACGGCAAGAGCCCGGCAGACTACGAGTACAACGTTCGCGTCACTCAGGAAACCGTCGCAATGGCGCACGCCTGCGGTGTCTCGGTCGAGGGTGAGCTGGGTGTTCTGGGCTCGCTGGAAACCGGCATGGCTGGCGAAGAAGACGGCGTGGGTGCAGAAGGCATGCTGGATCACAGCCAGATGCTGACCGATCCTGAAGAAGCGGCCGATTTCGTCAAGAAAACCCAGGTCGATGCTTTGGCCATCGCCATCGGTACCAGCCACGGCGCTTACAAGTTCACCAAGCCGCCTACTGGCGACATCCTGGCAATCGAACGTATCAAAGAGATCCACAAACGCATTCCGAACACCCACCTGGTGATGCACGGCTCTTCTTCCGTCCCACAGGAATGGCTGAAGATCATCAACGAGTTCGGCGGCGACATCAAAGAAACCTACGGCGTGCCGGTCGAAGAGATCGTTGAAGGCATCAAGCACGGCGTACGCAAGGTCAACATCGACACCGACCTGCGTCTGGCCTCCACCGGCGCCATTCGCGAGTTCATGGCAAAAAACCCGAGCGAGTTCGACCCGCGTAAATACCTGGCGAAAACCGTCTCGGCCATGCGCGATGTGTGCATCGCCCGTTATGAAGCGTTCGGCACTGCTGGCAACGCCTCCAAGATCAAGCCGATCTCTCTGGAGAAGATGTTCGAGCGTTATGCCAAAGGCGAACTGAACGCCAAAGTTAATTGA
- a CDS encoding GlxA family transcriptional regulator encodes MSQDFYFLLMPGFSMMGFVSALEPLRVANRFGGELFRWHILSSDGGPVIASNGMSVNADAALEPLKRGATLWVMGSVDPLKSYTPTLEHWLRRIDLEGVVLGAIDTGSFVLAQAGLLEGYRLTLHWEALDAFKETFPRLQATQELFEIDRRRITSAGGTASIDMMLDLIGQAHGPDMAIKVSEQFVLGRIRQRKDHQRMQIATRYGINNKKLVQVIGVMEQHTEPPLSTLALAEGIQVTRRQLERLFRLHLNDTPSNFYLGLRLEKARQLLRQSDMSVLEVSIACGFESPSYFTRSYRARFVVCPREDRGRTREVKAV; translated from the coding sequence ATGTCTCAGGACTTCTACTTCCTGCTCATGCCCGGCTTCTCGATGATGGGCTTCGTCTCGGCGCTGGAGCCACTGCGCGTGGCCAATCGGTTCGGCGGAGAGCTGTTTCGCTGGCACATCCTGAGCAGTGACGGCGGTCCGGTAATCGCCAGTAACGGCATGTCGGTCAACGCCGATGCGGCGCTGGAACCTTTGAAGAGGGGCGCGACGTTATGGGTTATGGGCAGCGTTGATCCGCTCAAGTCCTACACGCCGACGCTGGAGCACTGGCTGCGTCGGATCGATCTGGAAGGGGTGGTTCTGGGTGCGATCGACACCGGCAGTTTTGTCCTCGCCCAGGCGGGTTTGCTGGAAGGCTATCGACTCACCCTGCACTGGGAAGCGCTGGACGCATTCAAAGAGACCTTTCCCCGACTGCAAGCCACCCAAGAGCTGTTCGAAATCGACCGGCGCCGCATCACCTCGGCGGGCGGCACTGCTTCGATCGACATGATGCTCGACTTGATCGGGCAAGCGCACGGGCCGGACATGGCGATCAAGGTCTCCGAGCAGTTCGTGCTCGGCCGCATTCGTCAGCGCAAAGACCACCAGCGCATGCAGATCGCGACGCGTTATGGCATCAATAACAAGAAACTGGTTCAGGTGATCGGCGTCATGGAGCAGCACACTGAGCCGCCGCTGAGCACCTTGGCGCTGGCGGAAGGGATTCAGGTAACCCGTCGCCAGCTGGAACGGCTGTTTCGCCTGCACCTCAACGATACCCCAAGCAACTTCTACCTCGGGCTGCGACTGGAAAAAGCCAGGCAGTTGCTGCGGCAAAGCGACATGAGCGTGCTGGAGGTCAGTATCGCGTGCGGGTTTGAGTCACCCTCGTATTTCACTCGCAGCTACCGGGCAAGGTTTGTGGTGTGCCCGAGGGAGGACCGCGGGCGCACGCGTGAGGTGAAGGCTGTTTGA
- a CDS encoding DUF5943 domain-containing protein: protein MAKIAPQLPIEVDSETGVWTSDALPMLYVPRHFFVNNHMGIEEVLGAEAYAEILYKAGYKSAWHWCEKEAECHGIEGVAVFEHYMNRLSQRGWGLFKIQDIDLDKGTASIRLEHSCFVYVYGKVGRKVDYMFTGWFAGAMDQILAAKGSAVRTVAEQVYSGSEEGHDDGLFVVKPL from the coding sequence ATGGCCAAGATCGCCCCGCAATTGCCCATCGAAGTCGACAGCGAGACCGGCGTCTGGACCTCCGACGCCCTGCCGATGCTGTACGTGCCGCGCCATTTCTTCGTCAATAACCACATGGGCATCGAAGAAGTGCTGGGCGCCGAGGCGTACGCCGAGATCCTCTACAAAGCCGGCTATAAATCCGCCTGGCACTGGTGCGAGAAGGAAGCCGAGTGTCACGGGATTGAAGGCGTCGCGGTGTTTGAGCATTACATGAACCGCCTGTCCCAGCGCGGGTGGGGCCTGTTCAAGATTCAAGACATCGACCTGGACAAAGGCACCGCCAGCATCAGGCTGGAGCACTCCTGCTTTGTGTACGTGTACGGCAAGGTGGGGCGCAAGGTCGATTACATGTTCACCGGCTGGTTCGCCGGTGCGATGGACCAGATTCTTGCCGCCAAAGGCAGCGCCGTTCGTACTGTGGCCGAACAGGTCTACAGCGGTTCGGAAGAAGGTCACGACGACGGCCTGTTTGTCGTCAAGCCGTTGTAA
- a CDS encoding 3-keto-5-aminohexanoate cleavage protein: protein MNHDVIITCALTGAGDTTGKSHLVPITPKQIAAAAVEAAKAGATVVHCHVRDPATGKFSRDVELYRETMDRIREADIDIIVNLTAGMGGDLEIGPGERPTDFGPGTDLVGPWTRLAHVEALLPEICTLDCGTLNFGDGDTIYVSTPAQLRAGARRIQELGVKAELEIFDTGHLWFAKQMMKEGLLDNPLFQLCLGIPWGAPADTTTMKAMVDNLPADAVWAAFGIGRMQMPMAAQAVLLGGNVRVGLEDNIWLDKGVLASNGALVERASEILSRLGARVLTPAEGRLKMGLKKRF from the coding sequence ATGAATCACGACGTCATCATCACGTGCGCACTGACCGGTGCCGGCGACACGACCGGCAAAAGCCATCTGGTCCCGATCACGCCCAAGCAGATCGCAGCAGCCGCGGTCGAGGCAGCGAAGGCCGGGGCAACGGTCGTGCATTGTCACGTGCGTGATCCAGCGACCGGCAAGTTCAGCCGTGACGTCGAGCTCTACCGCGAAACCATGGACCGCATCCGTGAGGCCGACATCGACATCATCGTCAACCTCACGGCAGGCATGGGCGGCGATCTGGAAATCGGTCCAGGCGAGCGCCCCACCGACTTCGGCCCCGGGACTGATCTGGTAGGGCCATGGACCCGGCTTGCGCACGTTGAAGCGCTGCTGCCGGAGATCTGCACGCTGGACTGCGGTACCCTCAATTTCGGCGACGGCGACACGATCTATGTCTCCACACCCGCACAGCTACGCGCCGGCGCCAGGCGAATCCAGGAGCTTGGGGTGAAAGCCGAGCTGGAGATTTTCGACACGGGCCATCTCTGGTTCGCCAAACAAATGATGAAAGAAGGCTTGCTGGACAACCCGCTGTTTCAGCTGTGCCTGGGCATTCCGTGGGGCGCACCCGCAGATACCACCACGATGAAGGCCATGGTCGATAACTTGCCAGCCGATGCGGTGTGGGCCGCTTTCGGCATTGGCCGCATGCAAATGCCGATGGCCGCCCAGGCAGTACTGCTGGGCGGCAACGTGCGGGTCGGCCTGGAGGACAACATCTGGCTTGATAAAGGTGTACTTGCCAGCAACGGCGCACTGGTTGAGCGCGCCAGCGAGATCCTCAGCCGCCTGGGTGCCCGGGTTCTGACTCCTGCCGAAGGCCGCCTGAAGATGGGCCTTAAAAAGCGTTTTTGA